A DNA window from Cydia splendana chromosome 24, ilCydSple1.2, whole genome shotgun sequence contains the following coding sequences:
- the LOC134802216 gene encoding sorting nexin-16 codes for METLHNTDTVNDTQCDNMNNEVSSTSSDDCSAVATVKLTKYYKKNYESAMSDNETQHRPRMQTRSHHKSMGNIHDIRDNVTTVQNSLSNIDLSLHREEIKKFDSLQIPIVGYEVMEERARFTIYKLKVEDDKRDQSWLVFRRYTDFVRLYSRIKAEQPNIMLPLPGKRWFRDNFDSAFLEERVRGLQVFVNAILRKLPNHPIVREFFCLDEPPQVFSYQPEVQAVYGALEDSIMTLKMQLKQKDATIMHLQKRTAQLEAQVKNCASCSTNVNNNSM; via the coding sequence ATGGAAACACTGCACAATACAGACACAGTCAATGATACCCAATGTGACAACATGAACAACGAAGTGTCCTCAACATCCAGCGATGACTGCAGCGCCGTCGCCACTGTCAAGCTTaccaaatactacaagaaaaacTACGAGTCGGCCATGTCCGACAATGAGACACAACACAGGCCCCGCATGCAAACCCGGAGTCACCACAAAAGCATGGGCAACATACACGACATCAGAGACAACGTCACCACGGTACAAAATAGCTTAAGCAACATAGACCTAAGTCTACACCGAGAAGAAATAAAGAAATTCGACTCGCTACAAATACCCATAGTCGGTTACGAAGTGATGGAGGAACGAGCTAGGTTCACAATCTACAAGTTGAAGGTAGAAGATGACAAGCGGGACCAGTCTTGGCTAGTATTTAGAAGATACACGGACTTTGTTAGGTTATATTCTAGAATTAAAGCGGAGCAGCCTAATATAATGCTTCCGTTGCCCGGCAAGCGATGGTTCAGAGACAATTTTGATTCTGCATTTCTGGAAGAGAGGGTGAGAGGCTTACAAGTATTCGTGAACGCTATATTAAGGAAGCTGCCAAATCATCCGATTGTCAGGGAGTTTTTCTGTCTGGATGAGCCTCCGCAGGTCTTCAGTTACCAGCCAGAGGTCCAAGCCGTGTACGGAGCCCTAGAGGACTCCATAATGACGCTGAAAATGCAGCTAAAGCAGAAGGACGCTACTATAATGCATTTGCAGAAGCGCACGGCGCAGTTAGAAGCGCAAGTTAAGAATTGTGCCAGTTGTAGTACAAatgttaataataatagtatgtaa